A window from Streptomyces sp. NBC_00335 encodes these proteins:
- a CDS encoding alpha/beta fold hydrolase produces the protein MNPQIGNGVTLFFEDLGPRDGAPVILIHGHPFSHSMWAPQAAALTTAGYRVITPDLRGYGKSPVLPGKTLLADFADDLVALLDRLDVEQAVVGGVSMGGQIAMEMRLGHPGRVRALVLSDTSSPPETEDGKTFRRNLAERLLAEGMKPYADEVIDKMLAPYNVTGMPEAAAKVTGMMCATAPEGAAAALRGRAERPDYAPVLAALPPEVPCLIVVGRDDVYTPVSEAESLHALVPHSVLAVVEGAGHLPGVEQPEAFNRALLEFLAGI, from the coding sequence ATGAACCCCCAAATTGGCAATGGCGTGACACTCTTTTTCGAGGACTTGGGTCCCCGTGACGGAGCACCCGTAATCCTGATCCACGGACATCCGTTCAGCCACTCCATGTGGGCTCCCCAGGCGGCGGCGCTGACCACGGCCGGTTACCGAGTGATCACCCCTGACCTGCGGGGATACGGGAAAAGTCCGGTGCTGCCGGGCAAAACGCTGCTCGCGGACTTCGCCGATGATCTGGTTGCTCTGCTCGACCGTCTGGACGTCGAACAGGCGGTCGTCGGCGGTGTGTCCATGGGCGGCCAGATCGCCATGGAGATGAGGCTCGGCCACCCGGGTCGGGTGCGGGCCCTCGTTCTCTCCGACACCTCCTCTCCGCCGGAAACCGAGGACGGCAAAACCTTCCGCCGGAACCTTGCCGAACGGCTCCTCGCGGAGGGAATGAAGCCCTATGCCGACGAGGTCATCGACAAGATGCTCGCGCCGTACAACGTGACCGGTATGCCGGAGGCGGCGGCCAAGGTCACCGGGATGATGTGCGCGACCGCCCCCGAGGGCGCCGCGGCCGCCCTGCGCGGGCGCGCCGAACGGCCCGACTACGCCCCGGTGCTCGCGGCGCTGCCGCCCGAGGTGCCCTGCCTGATCGTGGTCGGCCGGGACGACGTCTACACCCCGGTCTCCGAGGCCGAGTCCCTGCACGCGCTGGTCCCGCACTCGGTGCTCGCCGTGGTGGAGGGGGCCGGGCACCTGCCGGGCGTGGAACAGCCGGAGGCCTTCAACCGGGCGCTGCTGGAGTTCCTCGCGGGAATCTGA
- a CDS encoding GNAT family N-acetyltransferase, whose amino-acid sequence MPVPVLLAGRSVRLEPLAPHHTEALALAGAEDRTTYAFTPVPHGLQASHEYIDRALADQAAGRSLPFAVVRATDDRVVGSTRFLELDYWQGPLVWPAVPGVPFGDPATAIPDAAEIGNTWLSPAAQGTGINTEAKLLMLRHAFETWGVRRISLRADARNGRSRAAMERLGFTSEGVRRAHSRGLDGAVRSTAFYSILDEEWPTVRSVIELRLSAAAQRKRRRKTLIPA is encoded by the coding sequence GTGCCCGTACCCGTACTCCTCGCCGGCCGCTCCGTGCGGCTTGAGCCCCTCGCCCCCCACCACACCGAGGCCTTGGCCCTGGCCGGGGCCGAGGATCGTACGACTTACGCCTTCACTCCCGTACCCCACGGGCTGCAGGCGTCACACGAGTACATCGACCGTGCCCTCGCCGATCAGGCGGCGGGTCGATCGCTCCCGTTCGCGGTGGTCAGAGCCACCGACGATCGGGTGGTCGGTTCGACCCGGTTCCTGGAACTCGACTACTGGCAGGGGCCCCTGGTGTGGCCCGCCGTGCCGGGCGTCCCGTTCGGCGATCCGGCGACGGCGATCCCCGATGCCGCCGAGATCGGCAATACCTGGCTGTCTCCGGCGGCCCAGGGCACCGGCATCAACACCGAGGCGAAGCTGCTCATGCTCCGCCATGCCTTCGAGACCTGGGGGGTCCGGCGGATCTCGCTGCGCGCGGACGCCCGCAACGGACGCTCGCGTGCCGCGATGGAGCGGCTCGGGTTCACCAGCGAGGGGGTCCGCCGGGCCCATTCGCGGGGCCTGGACGGCGCCGTGCGCAGTACGGCCTTCTACTCGATCCTCGACGAGGAGTGGCCGACCGTGCGGTCGGTCATCGAGCTGCGGCTGTCGGCCGCGGCGCAGCGCAAGCGGCGCCGCAAGACGCTCATCCCGGCGTAA
- a CDS encoding alpha/beta hydrolase: MSHAPDGQQQPYRSEGPYQQQPYGPYDQQYGQPLPPPPEEPRRPSRVRRWVIAGASVLALAAVASLVMSHYEIPPFTDKGDTVSFGQLPPSGSAGGDTGGAAVATPPPNSKMSMPTGPAADFKNSMTLSDGTHVAVTTLDGKKSGFKGKVWVWAPKEYNDPKFAKSGFPVMIALPGGAGYPNNYWMGTDLGLQTSISKWYAEGKSKPFILAMPVLNPGPDDKGIYWDGSDIPGQAKMGTWLTDDVPDLMRANFRTVKSRDGWAYMGSSTGGFASLKAVLKHPDKFKAAICSGPDIVPDSPLWTGHDKEKAENNPELLAKALIAKKGGPDVYLAFQVGTDESNKNTLPNVQKFIAAYGKGPIHTNLKIIQGGKHNAKTYVPNMGEGPIQFISKVMAGPVE; this comes from the coding sequence ATGTCGCACGCACCCGACGGACAGCAGCAGCCGTACCGCTCGGAAGGGCCCTACCAGCAGCAGCCCTACGGGCCGTACGACCAGCAGTACGGACAGCCGCTCCCGCCGCCCCCGGAGGAGCCGCGCCGGCCGTCCCGGGTCCGGCGGTGGGTGATCGCGGGCGCCTCGGTCCTCGCGCTCGCCGCCGTCGCCTCGCTCGTGATGAGCCACTACGAGATACCGCCCTTCACCGACAAGGGCGACACCGTCTCCTTCGGGCAGCTGCCGCCCTCCGGCTCCGCCGGGGGCGACACCGGTGGAGCGGCCGTCGCCACGCCGCCGCCGAACTCGAAGATGTCGATGCCCACCGGCCCGGCGGCCGACTTCAAGAACTCGATGACCCTGTCCGACGGCACGCACGTCGCCGTCACCACGCTGGACGGCAAGAAGTCCGGCTTCAAGGGCAAGGTCTGGGTGTGGGCGCCCAAGGAGTACAACGACCCGAAGTTCGCCAAGAGCGGCTTCCCGGTCATGATCGCGCTGCCCGGCGGCGCCGGTTACCCGAACAACTACTGGATGGGCACCGACCTCGGCCTCCAGACCAGCATCAGCAAGTGGTACGCGGAGGGGAAGAGCAAGCCCTTCATCCTGGCCATGCCGGTGCTCAACCCGGGCCCGGACGACAAGGGCATCTACTGGGACGGCTCCGACATCCCGGGTCAGGCCAAGATGGGCACCTGGCTGACCGACGACGTCCCGGACCTGATGCGGGCGAACTTCCGCACGGTCAAGTCCCGTGACGGCTGGGCCTACATGGGCTCCTCCACCGGCGGCTTCGCCAGCCTGAAGGCCGTGCTGAAGCACCCGGACAAGTTCAAGGCCGCGATCTGCTCCGGCCCGGACATCGTCCCCGACTCCCCGCTCTGGACGGGCCACGACAAGGAGAAGGCGGAGAACAACCCCGAGCTGCTCGCCAAGGCGCTGATCGCCAAGAAGGGCGGCCCGGACGTCTACCTGGCCTTCCAGGTCGGCACCGACGAGAGCAACAAGAACACCCTGCCGAACGTGCAGAAGTTCATCGCCGCATACGGCAAGGGGCCGATCCACACCAACCTGAAGATCATTCAGGGCGGCAAGCACAACGCCAAGACCTACGTGCCCAACATGGGCGAGGGACCGATCCAGTTCATCAGCAAGGTCATGGCAGGACCCGTCGAGTAG
- a CDS encoding carboxylesterase/lipase family protein, translated as MAAAASETPDRARPRPRVRTAHGEVEGRTGPGGIAVFRGVPYAAPPVGALRFAAPEPPEAWDGVRDAGAYGPTAPKVPYPEAFAALLPDPDLPGDDCLNLNVWTPDPAPSARLPVMVWIHGGALTRGSSAVPVYEGSAFARDGVVLVSVNYRLGVLGYGLFPDAPANRGLLDQIAALAWVRDNIAAFGGDPSRVTVFGESAGAISIGALLAAPRAAGLFSQAVLQSGAPEVLPRDKVRTMVRRMAALLKVPATAEAFARAALPDLLAAQAAVLRRSSPLLGGPAFGLVADPGTLPLDPLEAAAARGDVPLLLGWTAEEYRLWLAPTGAMRLLDRLGPLSVALGRVRSGKDRAAVRALRAERPGAGPADLLGHLLTDRLLRDPLRVLAGAAGRSAPSFVYEFAWPSGVEGLGSCHALELGFVFDTLEVPEASWLAGPDAPRELAGEMHGSWVRFAVDGDPGWAPWNGDGPPKVFGGPVHGDPGREEPAREEPAREESVRVGAATTRRVLP; from the coding sequence ATGGCCGCAGCGGCGAGCGAGACCCCGGACCGGGCCCGTCCCCGTCCCCGTGTCCGGACCGCCCACGGCGAGGTCGAGGGCAGGACCGGGCCGGGCGGCATCGCCGTCTTCCGGGGTGTTCCCTACGCCGCCCCGCCCGTCGGAGCCCTCCGGTTCGCCGCGCCCGAGCCCCCCGAGGCCTGGGACGGCGTACGCGACGCGGGGGCGTACGGCCCCACCGCGCCCAAGGTGCCCTACCCCGAGGCGTTCGCCGCGCTGCTGCCGGACCCCGACCTCCCGGGCGACGACTGCCTCAACCTCAACGTGTGGACCCCGGACCCGGCTCCCTCGGCCCGGCTGCCGGTCATGGTGTGGATCCACGGCGGCGCCCTCACCCGCGGCTCCTCGGCCGTGCCCGTCTACGAGGGCTCCGCCTTCGCCCGCGACGGGGTGGTGCTCGTCTCCGTCAACTACCGCCTGGGCGTCCTCGGCTACGGTCTCTTCCCCGACGCCCCCGCCAACCGCGGGCTGCTCGACCAGATCGCCGCCCTGGCCTGGGTGCGGGACAACATCGCGGCCTTCGGCGGTGACCCCTCCCGGGTCACCGTCTTCGGCGAGTCCGCCGGAGCCATCAGCATCGGCGCCCTGCTCGCCGCCCCCCGCGCCGCGGGGCTCTTCAGCCAGGCGGTCCTGCAGAGCGGCGCCCCCGAGGTGCTGCCGCGGGACAAGGTGCGCACCATGGTCCGGCGGATGGCCGCGCTGCTCAAGGTGCCCGCCACCGCCGAGGCCTTCGCCCGGGCCGCCCTGCCCGACCTGCTGGCCGCCCAGGCGGCGGTACTGCGCCGGTCCTCGCCGCTGCTCGGCGGCCCCGCCTTCGGGCTGGTCGCGGACCCCGGGACGCTGCCGCTCGATCCGCTCGAAGCGGCGGCCGCGCGGGGCGACGTACCGCTGCTGCTGGGCTGGACCGCCGAGGAGTACCGGCTCTGGCTGGCTCCGACCGGTGCGATGCGGCTGCTGGACCGGCTGGGGCCGCTGTCCGTGGCCCTGGGGCGGGTCCGCTCCGGCAAGGACCGGGCCGCCGTACGGGCGCTGCGCGCGGAGCGGCCCGGCGCGGGACCGGCCGACCTCCTCGGCCACCTGCTCACCGACCGGCTGCTGCGCGATCCGCTGCGCGTGCTGGCGGGCGCGGCCGGGCGGAGCGCGCCGAGCTTCGTGTACGAGTTCGCGTGGCCGTCCGGGGTCGAAGGGCTCGGGTCCTGCCACGCCCTGGAACTGGGCTTCGTCTTCGACACCCTGGAGGTGCCCGAGGCGTCCTGGCTGGCCGGGCCGGACGCCCCGCGGGAACTGGCCGGGGAGATGCACGGGTCCTGGGTGCGCTTCGCCGTCGACGGGGACCCGGGCTGGGCGCCCTGGAACGGCGACGGCCCGCCGAAGGTGTTCGGCGGGCCGGTGCACGGGGATCCGGGGCGCGAAGAGCCGGCGCGCGAGGAGCCGGCGCGCGAGGAGTCGGTGCGGGTCGGAGCGGCGACTACTCGACGGGTCCTGCCATGA
- a CDS encoding chaplin: MSRIAKAFVITAAAGSALAAGAGLAAADAGAHGAAVGSPGVLSGNLLQVPVHVPVNVCGNTVNVIGLLNPAFGNTCINASGGDHHTEGNYGG; the protein is encoded by the coding sequence ATGTCGCGTATCGCGAAGGCGTTCGTCATCACCGCTGCCGCCGGTAGCGCCCTTGCCGCCGGTGCGGGTCTGGCTGCTGCCGATGCCGGAGCGCACGGTGCGGCGGTCGGCTCCCCCGGTGTCCTGTCGGGCAACCTGCTCCAGGTTCCGGTGCACGTCCCGGTCAACGTCTGCGGCAACACCGTCAACGTGATCGGCCTGCTGAACCCGGCGTTCGGCAACACCTGCATCAACGCCTCGGGCGGCGACCACCACACCGAGGGCAACTACGGCGGCTGA
- a CDS encoding tyrosinase family protein, whose protein sequence is MYTRQNQKNLTSAQKKRFTAAVIELKRNGTYDAFVRTHDKYFVPDRERKLRVGHMSPSFFPWHRRYLLEFERQLQSVDAGVTIPYWDWTTDTSPASSLWAEDFLGGTGRESDRQVMTGPFAYGTGNWTVTVGITEAAFLTRNLGRPANPISLPTPAELQWALDDPLYDSSPWDSTAGRGGFRNKLEGWAAPKSEKWRNHNKVHQWIGGHMTGGTAPNDPAFWLHHAFVDLLWDRWQQRHPASGYLPAAPLALGDLQRGRVVSLDEPMPPWDVTPREMLGHQGLYRYE, encoded by the coding sequence GTGTACACCAGGCAGAACCAGAAGAACCTGACCAGCGCGCAGAAGAAGCGCTTCACGGCGGCCGTGATCGAGCTCAAGCGCAACGGCACCTACGACGCGTTCGTCCGTACCCACGACAAGTACTTCGTCCCCGACCGCGAGCGCAAACTGCGCGTCGGGCACATGTCGCCGTCCTTCTTCCCCTGGCACCGGCGCTACCTGCTGGAGTTCGAACGTCAGCTCCAGAGCGTCGACGCGGGCGTCACCATCCCGTACTGGGACTGGACCACCGACACCAGCCCGGCCTCTTCCCTCTGGGCGGAGGACTTCCTCGGCGGGACCGGCCGCGAGAGCGACCGCCAGGTGATGACCGGCCCGTTCGCCTACGGGACGGGCAACTGGACGGTCACCGTCGGCATCACGGAGGCCGCCTTCCTCACCCGCAACCTGGGCCGGCCGGCGAATCCGATCAGCCTGCCGACCCCGGCCGAGCTCCAGTGGGCGCTCGACGACCCGCTGTACGACAGCTCGCCCTGGGACTCGACGGCCGGGCGCGGCGGCTTCCGCAACAAGCTGGAGGGCTGGGCCGCCCCGAAGAGCGAGAAGTGGCGCAACCACAACAAGGTGCACCAGTGGATCGGCGGCCACATGACCGGCGGCACGGCCCCCAACGACCCGGCCTTCTGGCTGCACCACGCCTTCGTGGACCTGCTCTGGGACCGCTGGCAGCAGCGGCACCCGGCTTCCGGCTACCTGCCGGCGGCCCCGCTCGCGCTCGGCGACCTCCAGCGCGGCCGGGTGGTCTCCCTCGACGAGCCGATGCCGCCGTGGGACGTCACCCCGCGCGAGATGCTCGGCCACCAGGGGCTCTACCGCTACGAGTGA
- a CDS encoding tyrosinase family oxidase copper chaperone, translated as MYAAPAAPLTRRAVLRTAFTAAVFAGTAAALAPVLRARRPRQTLTPAPLPGREETYRGRHIAVDAAGTSVRIDGRALHVMRRSDGTYLSGINHFQSYATPLELARAAVDELGTTQLAFAAAHHGGQE; from the coding sequence ATGTACGCAGCACCCGCCGCACCACTCACCCGCCGCGCGGTCCTCCGTACGGCCTTCACCGCGGCCGTGTTCGCCGGCACGGCCGCGGCGCTGGCCCCCGTACTGCGCGCCCGCCGTCCCCGCCAGACCCTCACCCCGGCCCCGCTGCCGGGACGCGAGGAGACGTACCGGGGCCGGCACATCGCCGTCGACGCGGCCGGGACCTCCGTCCGCATCGACGGGCGGGCCCTGCACGTCATGCGCCGCTCCGACGGCACGTACCTGAGCGGGATCAACCACTTCCAGTCCTACGCGACCCCGCTGGAGCTGGCCCGTGCGGCCGTCGACGAACTGGGCACCACCCAGCTGGCGTTCGCCGCCGCGCACCACGGGGGACAGGAGTAG
- a CDS encoding GNAT family N-acetyltransferase gives MNPSLTRIDDAAALTAHREELADLLLAVVRGGSSIGFLADLDHRAAAAWWDSLLPAVAEGSLALWVSRGPDGRVDGTVSWSRETKPNGRHRAEIRKLMVHPGARGRGTGRALLAEAEAAAARAGVVLLILDTESGSAAERVYRAAGWTEAGSIPDYATDPAGRLVATTLYYKHTEQE, from the coding sequence ATGAACCCCTCCCTCACCCGGATCGACGACGCCGCCGCCCTGACCGCACACCGCGAGGAGCTCGCCGACCTGCTCCTCGCCGTGGTGCGCGGCGGCTCCTCCATCGGCTTCCTCGCCGACCTCGACCACCGGGCGGCCGCCGCCTGGTGGGACTCCCTGCTCCCCGCTGTCGCAGAGGGCTCGCTCGCCCTGTGGGTGTCCCGGGGACCGGACGGCCGGGTCGACGGCACCGTCAGCTGGAGCCGGGAGACGAAGCCCAACGGCCGTCACCGCGCCGAGATCCGCAAGCTGATGGTCCACCCCGGGGCACGCGGCCGCGGCACCGGCCGCGCGCTCCTCGCCGAGGCCGAAGCCGCCGCGGCCCGCGCGGGGGTGGTGCTGCTGATCCTCGACACCGAGAGCGGCAGTGCGGCCGAGCGGGTGTACCGCGCCGCGGGCTGGACCGAAGCCGGCTCCATCCCCGACTACGCCACCGACCCGGCCGGCCGCCTGGTGGCGACCACCCTCTACTACAAACACACCGAACAGGAGTAG
- a CDS encoding trimeric intracellular cation channel family protein, giving the protein MLHALYLLGIAAFAASGVLAAHRANMDPFGGLVLAFAASISGGTLRDLILDRHPLYWTHDWLLLVLIGSVAVATMLYLRRRELPQRALMVVDAVGLAVVTVIGARAAIDAHVTPVAVLILAVLTGVTGEVVRDVLCGEFPPLLLREEVYATAALAGALSYLGLHRAGVPDTANIAVSAGLVFALRMTAIFRDLHLPRLQRTAA; this is encoded by the coding sequence ATGCTGCACGCCCTCTACCTCCTCGGCATCGCCGCCTTCGCCGCCTCCGGCGTCCTCGCCGCGCACCGCGCCAACATGGACCCCTTCGGCGGGCTCGTCCTCGCCTTCGCGGCCAGCATCTCCGGCGGGACCCTGCGCGACCTCATCCTCGACCGGCACCCGCTCTACTGGACGCACGACTGGCTGCTGCTCGTCCTCATCGGGTCCGTCGCCGTCGCCACCATGCTCTACCTGCGCCGCCGGGAGCTCCCGCAGCGCGCGCTCATGGTCGTCGATGCCGTCGGCCTCGCCGTCGTCACCGTGATCGGCGCCCGCGCCGCGATCGACGCGCACGTCACCCCCGTCGCCGTGCTCATCCTGGCCGTCCTGACGGGCGTCACCGGCGAGGTGGTCCGCGACGTGCTCTGCGGGGAGTTCCCGCCCTTGCTCCTGCGCGAAGAGGTGTACGCGACCGCCGCCCTCGCCGGGGCGCTGTCCTACCTCGGCCTGCACCGGGCCGGCGTCCCGGACACCGCCAACATCGCCGTCTCGGCCGGCCTCGTCTTCGCCCTGCGCATGACCGCGATCTTCCGCGACCTGCACCTGCCCCGGCTGCAGCGCACCGCCGCCTGA